From the Stigmatella erecta genome, one window contains:
- a CDS encoding serine/threonine-protein kinase, with product MQQPPLPPDALWPDTEIDTWRLLDRAGCGTYGAVYRAVRNGQDPVALKLALYPGDKRFEREAELLRRIHHPSVPRMQASGQWVGGPWEKSYPYLVMDWADGVPLYQWARSTHPTGRQVLQILAKLGRALQATHEAGCLHRDVKGDNVLVGPGGRLTLVDFGCGTYPGAPPLTEGPLAPGTRPYRSPQALKHQRSPWRNITPYEASAADDVYALGVTAYRMVTGLYPPPSIEKAARPLAHTLNPNVRPELSALIERMLSESPWRRGSAEELAQALEATAAGAGPEADAPFVITEQVRTHVLPTTVRAAPPRWRELARLTPAFAAVAAYALIYFSLQEAPQTPGAFPLKARPEESRKVGMARAAADAARFFPLTPAPSVVPVVAYDMPSRALKGQKRPPCRPRGEVEINGGCWVRLDLELPCRDAGYEYKGKCYVPLIAEERPDTSGLR from the coding sequence GTGCAACAGCCCCCCCTTCCCCCCGATGCCCTCTGGCCCGACACCGAAATCGACACCTGGCGCTTGCTGGACCGGGCCGGCTGCGGCACCTACGGGGCCGTGTACCGTGCCGTCCGGAACGGACAGGACCCCGTGGCCCTCAAGCTGGCGCTCTACCCCGGGGACAAACGCTTCGAGCGCGAGGCGGAGCTCCTGCGCCGCATCCACCACCCTTCTGTCCCGCGCATGCAGGCGTCCGGCCAATGGGTGGGCGGCCCCTGGGAGAAGTCCTATCCGTACCTCGTCATGGACTGGGCGGACGGCGTGCCCCTGTACCAGTGGGCCCGCTCGACCCACCCCACCGGCCGCCAGGTCCTCCAAATCCTCGCGAAGCTGGGCCGTGCCCTCCAGGCCACCCACGAGGCGGGCTGCCTGCACCGGGACGTGAAGGGCGACAACGTGCTCGTGGGCCCCGGGGGGCGGCTCACCCTCGTCGATTTCGGGTGCGGGACGTATCCCGGTGCCCCCCCCCTCACCGAAGGCCCGCTGGCCCCCGGCACGCGCCCCTACCGGAGCCCGCAGGCGCTGAAGCACCAACGCTCGCCCTGGCGCAACATCACCCCGTATGAGGCCAGCGCCGCGGACGATGTCTATGCCCTGGGCGTCACCGCCTACCGGATGGTCACCGGGCTGTATCCCCCGCCGTCGATCGAGAAAGCGGCCCGGCCTCTGGCCCATACGCTCAACCCGAACGTGCGCCCGGAGCTCTCGGCGCTCATCGAGCGGATGCTCTCGGAGTCGCCCTGGCGGCGCGGCAGCGCGGAAGAGCTGGCCCAGGCGCTGGAGGCCACCGCGGCGGGCGCGGGCCCCGAGGCGGATGCCCCCTTCGTCATCACCGAGCAGGTGCGGACCCATGTCCTGCCCACCACCGTGCGCGCGGCCCCGCCTCGCTGGCGGGAGCTGGCACGGCTCACCCCGGCCTTCGCCGCCGTGGCTGCCTACGCGCTGATCTACTTCTCGCTGCAGGAGGCGCCCCAGACGCCCGGGGCCTTCCCGCTGAAGGCACGGCCCGAGGAGTCGCGGAAGGTGGGCATGGCCCGGGCGGCGGCCGATGCGGCCCGCTTCTTCCCGCTCACGCCAGCGCCTTCGGTGGTCCCTGTGGTGGCCTACGACATGCCCTCCCGCGCCCTGAAGGGCCAGAAGCGGCCGCCCTGCCGGCCACGGGGCGAGGTGGAGATCAACGGCGGCTGCTGGGTCCGGCTGGATCTGGAGTTGCCCTGCCGGGACGCAGGCTACGAATACAAGGGCAAGTGTTACGTCCCGCTGATCGCCGAAGAGCGCCCGGATACGTCGGGCTTGCGCTAA
- a CDS encoding carbohydrate binding domain-containing protein: MTPWRVRPLALAMLLTGLSPAAFAGTATVYYYTPYKAWSSAYLHHNASGTWTSVPGTPLSAACSQWMVKVVTTGTESTFQATFTDGQNRWDNPNNQSGTNYVIPTQGTHQVKNGQLISNAGNPCSTGTSQAEVFYYTKSRGWSTVNLHYAPTGGSWTTPPGEAMNEQACTDWVKKTVSLGSATGLTATFNNGSVWDNNGNANYMLGTGLSTVKDGIVTANAASPCAAQPPDTTPPSVPSGVRASVSYTQIQLTWTPSTDDRGVTGYDITRTGGTQGTKVLSSGTASLSDAGLEARTAYSYTLRAVDAAGNKSSASAAVQATTGDAPPAPAGGQPLGGDIRGDSIYFVMTARFYDGDASNNRGGSMHTQSGNAANNDPMFRGDFKGLIQKLDYIKALGFSAIWITPVVLNRSDYDYHGYHGWDFSKVDPRLESPGASYQELINAAHAKGIKIIQDVVYNHSSRWGAKGLWSAKVYGVRDSQWSWYYDAPVSGFEYNGLTVEPTNGKSYYNGDLWSTAEPAGNTCRNWGVPTGAYSQEGYRVYHCQWPNPTSGMFPPQYFHQCWIGNWEGEDSRSCWIHEDLADFNTESTPVQSFLINTYNQYIGMGVDGFRIDTAVHIPRVTWNRRFLPAARQYAEQRFGAKGKDFFMFGEVGSFVNDKWNRGSVNHSAQFFTWKERKDYTSNDVQAALDQYTYENSLGTSNQPTSTNAFLQGNAYHTPDHSQFSGMSVIDMRMHMNFGEASNAFWNGKDSDDSYNDATYNVVYVDSHDYGPNKSSTRYAGGTGAWAENMSLMWTFRGIPTLYYGSEIEFQQGKPIDCGPTCPLATTGRAYYGDNLEGSVAASDFGTVSSASGKVAETLNKPLVKHLQRLNQLRRRVPALQKGQYSTDGVSGTMAFKRRFTDTATGVDSFALVTISGGATFSGVPNGTYKDAITGDVKTVSNGTLSASVSGQGNLRVYVLDLPGNPAPGKIGADGPYLKP; this comes from the coding sequence ATGACGCCTTGGAGAGTCCGCCCTCTGGCGCTGGCCATGCTCCTGACCGGGCTGAGCCCAGCCGCCTTCGCTGGCACCGCCACCGTTTATTACTACACACCTTACAAAGCATGGAGCAGCGCCTACCTTCACCACAATGCCAGTGGGACGTGGACCTCCGTTCCTGGCACGCCGCTGAGCGCCGCCTGTTCTCAATGGATGGTCAAGGTCGTCACCACCGGGACGGAGAGCACCTTCCAGGCCACCTTCACGGATGGGCAAAACCGCTGGGACAACCCCAACAACCAATCGGGCACCAACTACGTCATCCCCACGCAGGGGACCCATCAGGTCAAGAACGGGCAGTTGATCTCCAACGCGGGCAATCCGTGCTCCACGGGCACCTCCCAAGCCGAGGTGTTTTATTACACCAAGAGCCGCGGCTGGAGCACCGTCAACCTCCACTACGCGCCCACGGGGGGCAGCTGGACCACCCCTCCCGGGGAAGCGATGAACGAGCAGGCCTGCACGGACTGGGTCAAGAAGACGGTGTCCCTCGGCTCCGCCACTGGACTGACCGCGACGTTCAACAACGGCTCCGTCTGGGATAACAACGGCAACGCCAACTACATGCTGGGCACCGGGCTGAGCACCGTGAAGGATGGCATCGTCACGGCGAATGCCGCGTCACCCTGTGCCGCCCAGCCGCCGGACACCACGCCCCCCTCCGTCCCCTCGGGCGTGCGCGCCTCGGTGAGCTACACCCAGATTCAGCTCACCTGGACGCCCTCCACGGATGACCGGGGCGTGACGGGCTACGACATCACGCGCACGGGTGGCACCCAGGGAACGAAGGTGCTGAGCTCCGGTACGGCCTCCCTCAGCGACGCCGGCCTGGAGGCGCGCACCGCCTACAGCTACACCCTCCGCGCCGTGGATGCGGCGGGCAACAAGTCCTCCGCCAGCGCCGCCGTCCAGGCCACCACGGGCGATGCGCCCCCCGCTCCCGCAGGCGGCCAGCCCCTGGGAGGCGACATCCGGGGCGACTCCATCTACTTCGTCATGACCGCGCGCTTCTACGATGGCGATGCGTCCAACAACCGCGGCGGCAGCATGCACACCCAGTCGGGCAACGCCGCTAACAACGATCCGATGTTCCGGGGGGACTTCAAGGGGCTCATCCAGAAGCTGGACTACATCAAGGCCCTGGGCTTCTCCGCCATCTGGATCACCCCGGTGGTGCTCAACCGCTCGGACTATGACTACCACGGCTACCATGGCTGGGATTTCAGCAAGGTCGATCCGCGCCTGGAGTCGCCCGGGGCGTCCTACCAGGAGCTGATCAACGCCGCCCACGCCAAGGGCATCAAGATCATCCAGGACGTGGTGTACAACCACTCCAGCCGCTGGGGCGCCAAGGGGCTGTGGTCCGCCAAGGTCTACGGCGTGCGCGACAGCCAGTGGTCCTGGTACTACGACGCGCCCGTCTCCGGCTTCGAATACAACGGGCTCACCGTCGAGCCCACCAACGGCAAGTCCTATTACAACGGCGATCTCTGGTCCACGGCGGAGCCCGCAGGCAACACCTGCCGCAACTGGGGCGTGCCCACGGGCGCCTACAGCCAGGAAGGCTACCGCGTCTACCATTGCCAGTGGCCCAACCCCACCTCGGGCATGTTCCCGCCGCAGTACTTCCACCAGTGCTGGATTGGCAACTGGGAGGGCGAGGACTCGCGCAGCTGCTGGATTCACGAGGACCTGGCGGACTTCAACACCGAGAGCACGCCGGTGCAGAGCTTCCTCATCAACACCTACAACCAATACATCGGCATGGGGGTGGATGGCTTCCGCATCGATACCGCCGTCCACATTCCGCGCGTCACCTGGAACCGCCGCTTCCTGCCCGCCGCCCGCCAGTACGCCGAGCAGCGCTTTGGCGCCAAGGGCAAGGACTTCTTCATGTTCGGCGAGGTGGGCTCGTTCGTGAATGACAAGTGGAACCGTGGCTCCGTCAACCACTCCGCCCAGTTCTTCACCTGGAAGGAGCGCAAGGACTACACCTCCAATGACGTGCAGGCCGCGCTCGACCAGTACACCTACGAGAACTCGCTGGGCACCAGCAACCAGCCCACCTCCACCAATGCCTTCCTCCAGGGCAATGCCTATCACACGCCGGATCACAGCCAGTTCTCGGGCATGAGCGTGATTGACATGCGCATGCACATGAACTTCGGCGAGGCCAGCAACGCCTTCTGGAATGGCAAGGATTCGGACGACAGCTACAACGACGCCACCTACAACGTCGTGTATGTGGATTCCCACGACTACGGCCCCAACAAGTCCTCGACGCGCTACGCGGGCGGCACCGGCGCGTGGGCGGAGAACATGAGCCTGATGTGGACGTTCCGGGGCATCCCGACGCTGTATTACGGCTCGGAGATCGAATTCCAGCAGGGCAAGCCCATCGACTGCGGCCCCACGTGCCCGCTGGCCACCACGGGCCGGGCCTATTACGGAGACAACCTCGAAGGGAGCGTGGCGGCCTCGGACTTCGGCACGGTGTCCAGCGCCTCGGGCAAGGTGGCGGAGACGCTGAACAAGCCGCTGGTGAAGCACCTCCAGCGCCTCAACCAGCTCCGCCGCCGCGTTCCCGCGCTTCAGAAGGGCCAGTACTCGACCGACGGCGTCTCGGGCACCATGGCCTTCAAGCGCCGCTTCACGGACACCGCCACGGGCGTGGACAGCTTCGCCCTGGTGACGATCTCCGGGGGCGCCACCTTCAGCGGCGTGCCCAACGGCACCTACAAGGATGCCATCACCGGGGACGTGAAGACGGTGAGCAACGGCACGCTGAGCGCCAGCGTGTCGGGCCAGGGCAACCTCCGGGTGTACGTGCTGGATCTCCCGGGCAACCCCGCCCCGGGGAAGATCGGCGCGGACGGCCCGTACCTGAAGCCGTAG
- a CDS encoding immunoglobulin-like domain-containing protein: MRIRESKPRLWPLFVFGWLVGCGSEVSREEPLPSAAPAPRWQSLTPPSSMDSRGKDFWLAFPGNYGYSTPTLTLFITGEKATTGKVEIPGAGFSRDFAIVPGQATPITLPGTAQLTTSDLVENKGIHLTAGEEIAVYGLNRVKASTDAFLGLPTDILGRDYLALGFKNTGVVNGTQFGLVATEDGTVVTITPAAKAGSRQEAVPYSITLGRGQTYQLRSTQSDQADLSGSSIQSNHPIAVFGGHECANIPDGDTYACDHLVEQLPPTTTWGKSFASVPLKSRNNGDTFRFVAAKNGTQVSINGAVVATLGRGQVHQQIIQGMAHISATEPILVAQYSNSSSYDGVTSDPFMMLIPPYEQFLANYTVTAPPGGFQYNFINVVVPSAAVKSFQLDGVPVPEGEFTVIGVSGFSGAQLTVGNGAHRMAADLPFGAFMYGFDDYDSYGYAGGMSLAPVAVAASLTVTPPDSQGPLQEKHCLTATLLDQYSQPVTGVRVDWTVSGVHALAGFGNTDGEGQNVFCYTGTLPGDDTIAASVGSLSGTGARTWLSPAPANQPPVALCQNITLGGACGPVNGSVNRGSYDPDPGDTITCVQTPGGPYMPGTTSVTLTCKDAAGLSSSCQATVTVLRGTAPAETALVLNGESHMKLQCGVDAWNDPGASATDMCGNALDIRKFNSGDDDMDGVPGSEDPDDHGPGPNMSAEGTYSVQYMAIDSQWHVVSAVRKVTVEDTLAPTLTLHGPAEMTAACGHTFVDPGVTAHDACYGDVTASVVKQGRVQPRTVGTYTLTYSVKDASSNGAPPLTRQVVVEDKQGPAVEPKLVTLWPATGDLRTVRLSDCAQATDACEYWTDLQSQGTLTSITSDEPEDASGEADGNTKNDMHITGKASALVRAERNTAGNGRVYTLHFTVKDRAGNATASSCKVQVPVSEQVPAGDDGLDGGYSIP, encoded by the coding sequence ATGAGAATTCGAGAGTCGAAGCCGCGCTTGTGGCCGTTGTTTGTCTTTGGGTGGCTGGTGGGCTGCGGCAGTGAGGTGAGCCGGGAGGAGCCCCTGCCGTCCGCGGCCCCCGCCCCGCGCTGGCAATCCCTCACACCGCCCTCCAGCATGGACAGCCGTGGCAAGGACTTCTGGTTGGCCTTCCCCGGCAACTATGGCTACTCCACCCCCACGTTGACGCTTTTCATCACCGGTGAGAAAGCCACCACGGGCAAGGTGGAGATTCCCGGTGCCGGCTTCTCCCGGGACTTCGCGATCGTCCCGGGCCAGGCCACCCCCATCACGCTCCCCGGCACGGCGCAGCTCACCACCTCGGATCTGGTGGAGAACAAGGGCATCCACCTCACGGCCGGCGAGGAGATCGCCGTCTACGGGCTGAACCGCGTCAAGGCCTCCACGGACGCGTTCCTGGGCCTGCCCACGGACATCCTGGGCCGGGATTACCTGGCGCTCGGCTTCAAGAACACCGGCGTCGTCAACGGCACGCAGTTCGGCCTGGTGGCCACCGAGGACGGCACGGTCGTCACCATCACCCCCGCCGCCAAGGCCGGCTCCCGGCAGGAAGCGGTGCCCTACTCCATCACCCTGGGCCGGGGGCAGACGTATCAGCTGCGGAGCACCCAGTCGGACCAAGCGGACCTCTCCGGCTCCTCCATCCAGTCCAACCACCCCATCGCCGTGTTTGGCGGCCACGAGTGCGCCAACATCCCCGATGGGGACACGTATGCGTGTGACCACCTCGTCGAGCAACTCCCCCCCACGACGACCTGGGGCAAGAGCTTCGCGAGCGTGCCGCTCAAGAGCCGCAACAACGGAGATACCTTCCGCTTCGTGGCGGCCAAGAACGGCACCCAGGTGAGCATCAACGGCGCGGTGGTGGCCACCCTCGGCCGGGGCCAGGTCCACCAGCAGATCATCCAGGGCATGGCGCACATCTCCGCCACCGAGCCCATTCTCGTGGCCCAGTACTCGAACAGCTCCAGCTATGACGGGGTGACGTCCGACCCGTTCATGATGCTCATTCCACCCTATGAGCAGTTCCTGGCGAACTACACGGTGACCGCCCCTCCGGGCGGCTTCCAGTACAACTTCATCAACGTGGTGGTGCCCTCGGCGGCCGTCAAAAGCTTTCAGCTCGACGGAGTCCCCGTCCCGGAGGGCGAGTTCACCGTCATCGGGGTGAGCGGCTTCTCGGGCGCCCAGCTCACGGTGGGCAACGGCGCGCACCGGATGGCGGCGGACCTTCCCTTCGGCGCCTTCATGTATGGGTTCGACGACTATGACTCCTACGGCTACGCCGGAGGCATGTCGCTGGCGCCCGTCGCCGTAGCCGCCAGCCTCACCGTCACCCCGCCGGACAGCCAGGGCCCCCTCCAGGAGAAGCACTGCCTCACGGCGACCCTGCTGGATCAGTATTCACAGCCCGTCACGGGGGTGCGCGTGGACTGGACGGTGAGCGGCGTGCACGCGCTCGCCGGGTTCGGCAACACCGACGGCGAGGGACAGAATGTCTTCTGTTACACGGGCACCCTGCCGGGGGACGACACCATCGCCGCCTCCGTGGGCTCGCTGTCCGGGACGGGTGCGCGGACGTGGCTCTCTCCGGCGCCGGCCAACCAGCCCCCGGTGGCCCTCTGCCAGAACATCACGCTGGGCGGCGCCTGCGGGCCGGTGAACGGCTCGGTGAACCGTGGCTCGTATGATCCCGACCCGGGGGACACCATCACCTGCGTCCAGACGCCGGGCGGGCCGTACATGCCGGGAACGACTTCGGTGACGCTCACCTGCAAGGACGCGGCGGGCCTGTCCTCCTCGTGCCAGGCAACGGTGACGGTGCTGCGGGGCACGGCCCCGGCGGAGACCGCCCTGGTGCTCAACGGCGAGAGCCACATGAAGCTCCAGTGCGGCGTGGATGCCTGGAATGATCCCGGCGCCTCCGCCACGGACATGTGCGGCAACGCGCTGGACATCCGCAAGTTCAACTCCGGCGATGACGACATGGACGGCGTGCCGGGCAGCGAGGATCCGGACGACCACGGGCCGGGCCCCAACATGTCCGCCGAGGGCACCTACTCGGTGCAGTACATGGCCATCGACTCGCAGTGGCACGTGGTGAGCGCCGTCCGCAAGGTGACGGTGGAGGACACCCTGGCCCCCACCCTGACCCTCCACGGCCCCGCGGAGATGACCGCCGCGTGCGGCCACACGTTCGTGGACCCCGGCGTCACCGCCCACGATGCGTGCTACGGCGACGTCACCGCCTCCGTCGTCAAGCAGGGCCGGGTCCAGCCCCGCACGGTGGGCACCTACACGCTCACCTACTCGGTGAAGGATGCCTCGTCCAACGGGGCCCCGCCGCTGACGCGCCAGGTGGTGGTGGAGGACAAGCAGGGCCCGGCCGTGGAGCCCAAGCTCGTCACCCTGTGGCCCGCCACGGGGGACCTGCGCACGGTGCGGCTCAGCGACTGCGCTCAGGCCACCGACGCGTGCGAGTACTGGACGGACCTCCAGTCCCAGGGAACCCTCACCTCCATCACCAGCGACGAGCCGGAGGATGCGTCGGGCGAGGCGGACGGAAACACGAAGAACGACATGCACATCACCGGCAAGGCGTCCGCCTTGGTCCGCGCCGAGCGCAACACCGCCGGCAACGGCCGCGTCTACACCCTGCACTTCACGGTGAAGGACCGCGCGGGCAACGCCACGGCCAGCAGTTGCAAGGTGCAGGTGCCCGTGTCCGAGCAGGTGCCCGCCGGGGATGACGGCCTGGACGGCGGCTACAGCATCCCGTGA
- a CDS encoding pectin acetylesterase-family hydrolase — MKRHVLLGLLALALSPGLARGEVLLPAIIDLVVDGGNNYPWQKVELPGTKCGNGSQYKFFVHKTGSPNVLFMLEGGGACWDYDTCSGRAGVLGAANPNGISDDYMQQITAKYVSPLVNGADPGLPGRSRTDLVTKGWNIVYLPYCTGDVHVGNNAATYTDQTGANPPLTWHHSGYTNTLAVANYTRSQFPSVQKLLVTGYSAGGAATSSAYYFIRRAVNPAKGYLLNDSGPIHLAPNITFDSRALHDQIRQSWNLNSVFAQLPATFSQGDFGTINRMVAREFPNDQLAYTGYLRDYNYSRFSYERFHTPNDKESVLSHWKKDQDRLVAELNLYPNFSYFIPYERPINASHCSTIITFVGAHACQKMEKKRYPWEYLEWPYVQSYKCYSEFVTMDTFLKRFINDNQRVRIYEPPNGYNAEDPGMSLLAPLLNGALGG, encoded by the coding sequence ATGAAACGCCATGTTCTCCTGGGCCTCCTGGCCCTTGCGCTCTCCCCGGGCCTTGCCCGCGGCGAAGTGCTCCTCCCCGCCATCATCGATCTCGTCGTCGACGGCGGAAACAACTACCCCTGGCAGAAGGTGGAACTGCCCGGGACGAAGTGCGGCAATGGCTCGCAGTACAAGTTCTTCGTCCACAAGACGGGCTCGCCCAACGTGCTGTTCATGCTCGAAGGTGGCGGCGCGTGCTGGGACTACGACACCTGTAGCGGCCGCGCCGGCGTCCTGGGCGCCGCCAATCCGAACGGCATCTCGGATGACTACATGCAGCAAATCACGGCGAAGTACGTCTCGCCGCTCGTGAACGGCGCGGACCCCGGCCTGCCGGGCCGCTCCCGGACGGACCTGGTCACCAAGGGCTGGAACATCGTCTACCTGCCGTACTGCACGGGTGACGTGCACGTGGGCAACAACGCCGCCACCTACACGGATCAGACCGGGGCGAACCCGCCGCTGACCTGGCACCACTCGGGCTACACCAACACCCTGGCCGTGGCCAACTACACGCGCAGCCAGTTCCCCAGCGTGCAGAAGCTGCTCGTCACCGGCTACAGCGCCGGCGGGGCGGCCACCTCGTCCGCGTATTACTTCATCCGCCGCGCCGTCAATCCGGCGAAGGGCTACCTGCTGAACGACTCGGGCCCCATCCACCTGGCGCCGAACATCACCTTCGACTCGCGGGCGCTGCATGACCAGATCCGCCAGTCGTGGAACCTCAACTCCGTGTTCGCCCAGCTGCCGGCCACCTTCAGCCAGGGCGACTTCGGCACCATCAACCGCATGGTGGCCCGGGAGTTCCCGAACGATCAGCTCGCCTACACGGGCTACCTGCGCGACTACAACTACTCGCGCTTCTCGTACGAGCGCTTCCACACGCCCAACGACAAGGAGTCGGTGCTGAGCCACTGGAAGAAGGATCAGGACCGGCTCGTGGCCGAGCTGAACCTCTACCCGAACTTCAGCTACTTCATCCCCTACGAGCGCCCCATCAACGCCAGCCACTGCAGCACGATCATCACCTTCGTGGGCGCCCACGCCTGCCAGAAGATGGAGAAGAAGCGCTACCCGTGGGAGTACCTCGAGTGGCCGTACGTGCAGAGCTACAAGTGCTACAGCGAGTTCGTGACGATGGACACGTTCCTGAAGCGCTTCATCAACGACAACCAGCGCGTGCGCATCTACGAGCCGCCCAACGGCTACAACGCCGAGGATCCCGGCATGAGCCTGCTCGCGCCGCTGCTCAACGGCGCCCTGGGCGGGTAG
- a CDS encoding crotonase/enoyl-CoA hydratase family protein has translation MSVRVEKNGPITTVVLHRPEVRNAVDGPTAHALAEAFLAFDQDPHAHVGVLWGEGGTFCAGADLKAVAEGRMNRLAPDGDGPMGPSRMRLGKPVIAALSGHAVAGGLELALWCDLRVAEEDAVLGVFCRRWGVPLIDGGTVRLPRLIGLSRALDLILTGRPVSAQEALAMGLVNRVVPRGTAREAAEALARELSAFPQACLLADRHSAYEQAGLPLETALQREFERGRPVLETESVKGAQRFAQGAGRHGRFE, from the coding sequence ATGAGCGTCCGCGTCGAGAAGAACGGCCCCATCACCACCGTCGTTCTCCACCGTCCCGAGGTCCGCAATGCCGTGGACGGCCCCACCGCGCACGCTCTGGCGGAAGCCTTCCTCGCCTTCGATCAGGATCCCCACGCGCACGTGGGGGTGCTGTGGGGCGAGGGAGGCACCTTCTGTGCCGGCGCCGACCTCAAGGCGGTGGCCGAAGGCCGGATGAACCGGCTGGCCCCGGATGGGGACGGCCCCATGGGCCCCTCGCGCATGCGGCTCGGCAAGCCCGTCATCGCCGCCCTGTCGGGCCACGCGGTCGCGGGCGGCCTGGAGCTGGCGCTCTGGTGTGACTTGCGCGTGGCGGAGGAGGACGCCGTCCTGGGTGTCTTCTGCCGCCGCTGGGGGGTGCCCCTCATCGATGGGGGAACGGTCCGGCTGCCACGGCTCATCGGCCTGTCGCGCGCCCTGGACCTCATCCTCACCGGCCGCCCGGTGTCCGCCCAGGAAGCGCTCGCCATGGGGCTCGTCAACCGCGTGGTCCCCCGGGGCACCGCGCGCGAGGCGGCCGAGGCGCTGGCCCGGGAGCTCTCCGCCTTCCCCCAAGCCTGCCTGCTCGCAGACCGGCACTCCGCGTATGAGCAGGCGGGGCTCCCCCTGGAGACCGCCCTCCAGCGCGAGTTCGAGCGGGGCCGCCCGGTGCTGGAGACCGAGTCCGTGAAGGGGGCCCAGCGCTTCGCCCAGGGCGCGGGCCGCCACGGCCGTTTCGAGTAG